Proteins encoded together in one Chitinophaga sp. LS1 window:
- a CDS encoding radical SAM/SPASM domain-containing protein, with product MKVSRYNFFFEYDQQTIGFNSFTREYIILDPMLVAMYEASVKKADFTELDEVHPTFYNFLIEKGFIVNDDLDEIEQVKNIVNQVDNNDTLFELHINPTMNCNFKCWYCYETHIKDSKMDEDTKLNTLRFVSAILEQMPNLKELSISWFGGEPLLYFKKVVAPLLEKVKTLCTDKGVMFTSSMTTNALLINQEIADQAKSNNLSFFQITLDGHRERHDKVRFISEGKGSYDAIVSNIKLLLKNQLTVLVRINCSPETLPGLNDILTDFEELNETDRSYLSFDIHKVWQELENIDDQDLRDARWYYREKGFKVDTASHDTVLGSCYGDHRNHATINYNGEVFKCTARDFTTNNSEGILSDDGKILWNPKYEKRMSSKFKNKPCLECKIMPICNGGCSQQAIEHEGIDYCVYDFDEDKKKQMVIERFLEAIVYA from the coding sequence ATGAAAGTTAGTCGTTATAATTTTTTTTTTGAGTATGATCAACAGACCATTGGATTCAATTCATTCACCAGAGAATATATAATACTTGATCCAATGTTAGTAGCGATGTATGAGGCTTCTGTCAAAAAAGCTGATTTCACGGAGCTAGACGAAGTACATCCAACATTCTATAACTTTCTAATTGAAAAGGGGTTTATTGTCAATGACGATTTGGATGAGATAGAACAGGTGAAAAATATAGTTAACCAGGTTGATAATAATGATACCCTGTTTGAGCTCCATATTAATCCTACCATGAACTGTAATTTTAAGTGTTGGTATTGTTATGAAACCCATATCAAAGATTCAAAGATGGATGAAGATACAAAGCTTAATACACTTCGGTTTGTGTCGGCCATACTAGAACAAATGCCTAACCTTAAAGAACTATCCATTTCATGGTTTGGAGGTGAACCTTTGCTATATTTTAAAAAAGTAGTAGCCCCGCTTTTGGAAAAGGTCAAAACACTGTGCACAGATAAAGGTGTTATGTTCACTTCATCCATGACTACTAATGCTTTACTTATCAACCAGGAGATAGCCGATCAGGCTAAAAGTAACAATCTTTCCTTTTTTCAGATCACGCTTGACGGACATCGGGAAAGACATGATAAAGTTAGGTTTATATCTGAAGGCAAGGGATCTTATGATGCAATAGTATCAAACATCAAACTCTTATTGAAAAATCAATTGACAGTACTGGTAAGGATTAACTGCTCACCAGAAACGCTGCCTGGCTTAAATGATATTTTAACGGACTTTGAAGAATTAAATGAAACCGACAGAAGTTATCTTTCCTTTGATATACATAAAGTTTGGCAGGAGCTGGAAAACATAGACGACCAGGATTTAAGAGATGCCCGCTGGTATTATCGGGAAAAAGGATTTAAGGTAGATACTGCGTCACATGATACCGTTTTGGGATCCTGCTATGGTGATCATAGAAACCATGCTACTATCAATTATAATGGGGAGGTATTTAAATGCACTGCAAGGGATTTTACAACTAATAATAGTGAAGGTATTTTATCTGATGATGGTAAGATCCTCTGGAACCCCAAATATGAAAAACGCATGAGTAGTAAATTTAAGAATAAGCCATGTCTTGAATGTAAGATCATGCCTATATGTAATGGAGGGTGTTCACAACAAGCAATTGAGCATGAGGGGATTGATTATTGTGTATATGATTTTGATGAAGATAAAAAGAAACAGATGGTCATTGAAAGGTTCCTGGAAGCAATAGTTTACGCATAA
- a CDS encoding TonB-dependent receptor domain-containing protein: MKRLIVFFTLVILFFNARLYAQYILQGKISDSLTNSALELVTITLEAGKGEQQIAFSDSTGYYKLNINERNSYRLKFSFLNYGGKELSLWVDGDTTINIAMKRNTQLLNSVDIKGKKPIIERKIDRLIFNVSNNINTNGADVMELLSKTPQVKVDGNAIRIIGKEEVSIMINNRPLQFSADALANYLKSLPAESVESIEIMTTPPAMYNAQGSSGIINIILKRKKELGYNGTLTLYAQKTREQLARSNISLNYNKKNIRYFAIAGVAKGSRLDSYSGSIYYSDQTQVTKNDVKELSQFASGQFGFDADLGKNSLVGASINILYSYPYQTGNNYTTFLNKNKGIDSISDQYIKNNITYKTASANVHYEKFLDSLHKKQLTVDADWTIDHSALPRSIDNNLYDGERHELTDRYSQLTSNNFQSSKFYSLNAIVKLPAKKHDLSFGAKVNFIKNDNDVDLNTHQIGIDDFYSRNVFKLNENTQALFLNYSTTIGKRLTFQSGLRGEYTQTKGHSYNGSDTINHNNYFNLFPTVYLQYKLNDKNQLTIDYGRRINRPSFTFLNPFRRYLSQYQYLEGDPYLTPSITNNFSISETCNNLNFSLSYSFSDDKIGVIGIPDEDTKITATKYANFLSSQFVQAGVSYYQANIKWLESVNEVYVYYNSARSSLSSTAAVTDGWGAIFRSNNTFYFNKDKTLAGGVEFNYQSKDVSDIEQNAGYYYFNITGRYRFPNGKLQIGLNVNDIFRTRKFSSSYIANGILITNSGYNDARKVGLTMRYNFGNKKLKTGNAHSSETNTGRAGS, encoded by the coding sequence ATGAAGCGCCTGATTGTTTTTTTTACGCTCGTAATATTATTTTTCAATGCTAGGTTATATGCACAATATATTCTTCAGGGAAAGATCTCAGATAGTCTTACCAATTCTGCTTTAGAGCTGGTTACCATAACATTAGAGGCTGGAAAAGGGGAACAGCAGATAGCATTCAGCGACAGTACTGGATATTATAAGTTAAATATTAATGAACGAAATAGTTATCGGTTGAAATTCTCCTTTTTGAATTATGGAGGTAAGGAATTATCACTTTGGGTAGATGGTGATACCACTATTAATATTGCAATGAAAAGAAACACCCAACTACTTAATTCGGTAGATATAAAAGGAAAGAAACCAATTATAGAAAGGAAAATCGACAGATTAATATTTAATGTAAGTAATAATATTAATACTAATGGCGCCGATGTTATGGAGTTATTATCAAAAACTCCTCAGGTTAAAGTGGATGGGAATGCGATTCGTATAATCGGAAAGGAGGAAGTCTCAATCATGATTAATAATCGTCCATTGCAATTTTCAGCGGATGCGCTGGCTAATTATTTGAAATCCCTTCCTGCTGAATCAGTAGAAAGCATAGAAATTATGACTACTCCGCCAGCGATGTACAATGCACAGGGTAGTAGTGGGATCATTAATATCATTCTAAAAAGAAAAAAAGAATTGGGATACAATGGAACATTGACCCTTTATGCGCAGAAGACCCGGGAACAATTAGCCCGAAGCAATATTTCTCTGAACTATAACAAAAAGAATATAAGATATTTTGCAATTGCTGGCGTCGCCAAAGGCAGCAGGTTAGATTCTTATTCCGGTTCCATTTATTATAGCGATCAAACTCAGGTTACAAAGAATGATGTGAAAGAGCTTTCTCAATTTGCGAGTGGACAGTTTGGTTTTGATGCTGATCTGGGTAAAAATAGCCTGGTAGGTGCTTCTATTAATATCCTCTATTCTTATCCTTATCAGACAGGTAATAATTATACTACTTTCTTAAATAAAAATAAGGGGATTGACTCTATATCGGATCAATATATAAAAAATAATATCACCTATAAGACAGCCAGCGCGAATGTACATTATGAAAAATTCCTGGACTCTCTTCATAAAAAACAATTAACCGTTGATGCTGACTGGACGATAGATCATTCTGCCTTACCAAGGAGTATAGACAATAATTTGTATGATGGAGAAAGACATGAATTAACAGATAGATATTCTCAGCTAACGTCCAATAATTTTCAATCTTCTAAATTTTATTCACTTAATGCAATTGTAAAGTTGCCAGCTAAAAAACATGATCTGTCATTTGGTGCTAAAGTTAATTTTATTAAGAATGATAATGATGTGGATTTGAATACGCATCAAATAGGGATCGATGATTTTTACAGCAGGAATGTTTTTAAATTGAATGAAAATACGCAGGCACTGTTCCTTAACTATAGCACTACTATTGGAAAGCGGCTGACCTTTCAGTCAGGATTGAGAGGAGAATATACCCAAACGAAAGGACATTCATATAATGGTTCAGACACGATCAATCATAACAATTATTTCAATCTGTTTCCAACAGTTTACCTGCAATACAAGCTCAATGATAAAAATCAGCTGACCATTGATTATGGAAGAAGGATCAATAGACCATCCTTTACATTTCTGAATCCTTTTCGCCGTTATCTGAGTCAGTACCAATATCTAGAGGGAGATCCTTATCTAACCCCTTCTATCACTAATAATTTTTCTATTTCAGAAACCTGTAATAATCTGAATTTTTCTCTTTCGTATAGCTTTAGCGATGACAAGATCGGTGTTATAGGTATCCCGGATGAAGATACCAAAATCACGGCTACAAAGTATGCTAACTTCCTTTCTTCTCAATTTGTTCAGGCAGGGGTCTCCTATTATCAGGCAAATATTAAGTGGTTAGAAAGTGTGAACGAGGTATATGTTTATTATAACAGTGCAAGATCTTCTCTTTCTTCAACGGCTGCTGTTACTGATGGTTGGGGGGCGATTTTCAGGAGTAACAATACCTTCTATTTTAATAAAGATAAAACCCTGGCAGGAGGTGTAGAGTTTAATTATCAATCTAAAGATGTAAGCGATATAGAGCAGAATGCGGGATATTACTACTTCAATATTACAGGACGTTATAGATTCCCGAATGGCAAACTACAAATAGGATTGAACGTAAATGATATTTTCAGGACAAGGAAGTTTTCTTCCAGCTATATAGCAAATGGGATCTTGATTACCAACAGTGGTTATAATGATGCCAGGAAGGTAGGTCTAACCATGAGATATAATTTCGGGAATAAAAAATTAAAGACAGGTAATGCACATTCTTCAGAAACCAATACAGGAAGAGCTGGTAGTTGA